One Phaseolus vulgaris cultivar G19833 chromosome 11, P. vulgaris v2.0, whole genome shotgun sequence genomic window carries:
- the LOC137839080 gene encoding uncharacterized protein, whose protein sequence is MVKIRGPGFQNKSAIAKANRAVEKGASAYCGGSISTAAHFEKMTKELERQPTAWEVVERTKKLKTGQWVNDKTRDLAEKYKKRREEAQQQQMLESASSQNSHVASIDDNEIYIDVVGSGNKKGNVYGLGVLSKRFNSSTSAHSAASQAPVVHQIEEMCEIIQKLNDELMTKRVKERTLEEKMELLMKTHEEQSERMRKQDEKMQLILQHIQMNNPASGSSDLLPVDIIKETRVEMTVQKKISYMLNYIIDLTILTSIQQF, encoded by the exons ATGGTCAAGATAAGAGGACCTGGATTCCAGAACAAGAGTGCTATTGCCAAGGCGAATCGGGCTGTTGAGAAGGGAGCCTCAGCCTACTGTGGTGGTTCCATATCTACCGCAGCTCACTTTGAGAAAAtg ACTAAAGAGCTTGAACGACAACCAACTGCTTGGGAGGTTGTAGAGAGAACAAAGAAATTGAAGACTGGACAATGGGTCAATGACAAGACTCGCGACCTTGCG GAGAAATATAAGAAACGTCGAGAAGAAGCCCAACAACAGCAAATGCTTGAAAGCGCATCTTCGCAAAACTCTCATGTTGCCTCTATTGATGACAATGAAATATACATCGATGTTGTTGGAAGTGGAAATAAAAAAGGGAATGTCTATGGTCTTGGTGTATTGAGCAAAAGGTTTAATAGTTCAACAAGTGCTCACTCTGCTGCAAGTCAAGCTCCAGTAGTCCATCAAATAGAAGAAATGTGTGAGATTATTCAAAAGCTAAATGATGAACTTATGACAAAACGTGTCAAGGAGCGGACACTTGAAGAAAAGATGGAGCTATTGATGAAAACTCATGAAGAGCAAAGTGAACGCATGCGCAAACAAGATGAGAAGATGCAACTCATCCTACAACACATTCAAATGAATAATCCCGCATCAGGCTCTTCAGATCTACTACCAGTGGACATCATAAAGGAGACCAGAGTAGAGATGACAGTTCAGAAGAAGATTAGTTATATGTTGAATTATATCATAGATTTGACTATTTTAACTAGTATTCAACAGTTTTAG